The Winslowiella toletana region CCACATACAATTTTAAGTCGCCAACAGCTTGCGCTGATTGATGATCGTGTTGAAAAATACAATCAAGAGACTAAGCTATTAATTGCTGAAGAGTTCGGCCTAAAAGAACCAATGTCTTATTTTTTGATTGCAGTCAATGATAAATCCTTCCCTGCGTTGAACACTTCTGAAGTAGCAGACATGCTCAGGAAAGAGTTAGGGGAGGAAAATATTATTGTGCTTTTAAATGGCGAAGATCTAATCTAGACCTTGTGGTGAATCCCGGCCAACTGGCCGGGGTCTTTGCTTCTACGCCTGAAATCCCCCATCTTCCCGCCGCTGCAACCGGATCACACCGGGTGCGGTGGTGATCTCCAGTTGTGCCACATCGGTGATCCCGGGCTCAATGATCCAGCCTCCGGCGATGATCAGCTCACCGTTCTGCCGTACCCAGTCCGCCCCCAAATCTTGCCGCTGCTGGCTGGCTTCACACAATGCGTCCCAGGTGGCTTCATCGGTGACGAGGGTGATCCACAGGCCATCGGGTCGGAGCGTGAGTTGTAACGGTGTGCCGGAGATAAAATCCAGCCCGGCCAGTGTGTTGCCGCTGATCGCCACTCTGGGACCGGTTGGGGTGTAAAGGTGATGTTCATGCTGCCCCCCTATCAACGTAGCGCCGAAAGTCGTCGCCCTCGAGCATCCTGCACAGGGCCTCATCGGGTTCGATGAGCAGCCGTTCCAGCATGTGGCGGAGACATAAACCAGGCACTGGCTGGTGGGCTGGCGCCTTATCTGTCAGCCGCGGTGAAAAAAGCCACGGGTGATAATATTGCTGCAAATACGGCAGGGCATGCACTTGTCGGTGGCGTTATTGCCTGGCTGCAAGGCGGTTCTGCGGCCGGGGGCGCAGCAGGTGCGGCAGCGGGAGAGTTGGCCGCAACAGCCATCGCCAGTGAGTTGTATCCGGGCATTGAACCCGGTAATCTGACCAATGAGCAAAAAGCCAATATCAGTGCGCTCAGCACGTTAGCCGTAGGTCTGGCAGGCGGGGTAGCCGGAGACTCGTCGTATGCGGCAGGCGCGGGTGCTGTTGGCGGTAAGGTGGCGGTGGAGAATAATGCGCTGAGTGTGCCGGAAAACCAAGACCGAGCCAAAGAAATGACTCAGTGTCAGGGAAGTGAGGCTTGCACCGCCGTAGTTGAGAAATACAAGAAGATTAACGCCGAACAGCATGAAAGTGTTGTGAACTGTACCGGCGCTCAAGACTGTGTCGATAAGGCTAATGAAGTCGGCAAGTTACAGGCAGATTACGCTAATCGTACCAACGAGTTGATGGAAAAAGCGCGGGCTAACGGTAGTTTAAGCCCGGAAGAACAGAACGTATTATCTATTCTTCAGGTCACTACTATCCAGTTGGAAGCAGACAGAAATGCGGCGATCCACAACGCGCTAATGTCTGGCGATTCATCTGAAGCGAAGCAGCTTGCTATCAATTCGCTAGCCCAGGTGGCAGGAACTAGCGCAGCGGGAATTGCGGCAGGGATCGGTAAAGGATCAGGGGCGAAAGAAACAACAGCGACGGGACAAAGCAGCACCATTGTGCCCGGCGGTGGATTGGCGGCCCATGAGAAAGCAGGTGGCCATTTGATTGATCGGCATGTAGGAAAAACTGAAGCGGAGTTATTTGATAGAGTGTCTACAGGCAATACAAAAACAGCATCTACATTTACTGATAGAGCTACAGCAGAAGCTGTGACAAGCAAAGTTATTGATAGCAATCAGTCGAAGATCCAGAGTTATTTATCTGGTAGCCAAAAGGTTTACCTGGAACTTGATTATCAATCTTCTACTGCTATTGGTATTAGTGTTACTCGCGGGGCTACAAGTGCTGTACCAGCCACAAATGCCAGAATTATCATTGGAAGAGATCCTTCAATGCCTGATGGGTATAAAATCATTACTGGGTATCCAACACCATGAGTATTAAAGAAAAGTATCCTTCTTTGTCATATCTGCTGAGGTGTTACTTTAACCAGGATTTTGAGGTGCTGTTTGGTAATGCGGATGAAACATTGGCTGCTTACAAAGCTACCGAGACTGCGGAGGAGCGGTTGCAGATGAAATCTGAAATAGATTATCTGCTGGCACTTTCTCTATCAGATGAAGAATTACAGGACATCCTTCTTAACAAAATTGATTGTAGCTATTATTACCCTAATGAATGGTCTTCTTCTGAAGAGTGGTTGAAGCATATATATAAAAAAATGAGCTGAAAAGCTCCCGGCCAACTGGCCGGGAGCTTTGCTTCTACGCCTGAAATCCCCCATCTTCCCGCCGCCGTAACCGGATCACACCGGGTGCGGCGCTGATCTCCAGTTGTGCCACATCGGTGATCCCGGGCTCAATGATCCAGCCTCCGGCGATGATCAGCTCACCGTTCTGCCGTACCCAGTCCGCCCCTAAATCTTGCCGCTGCTGACTGGCTTCACACAATGCGTTCCAGGTGGCTTCATCGGTGACGAGGGTGATCCACAGGCCATCGGGTCGGAGCGTGAGTTGTAACGGTGTGCCGGAGATAAAATCCAGCCCAGCCAGTGTGTTGCCGCTGATCGTCACTCTGGGACCGGTTGGGGTGTAAAGGTGATGTTCATGCTGCCCCCCTATCGACGTAGCGCCGAAAGTCGTCGCCCTCGAGCATCCTGCACAGGGCCTCATCGGGTTCGATGAGCAGCCGTTCCAGCATGTGGCGGAGACATAAACCAGGCACTGGCTGGTGGGCTGGCGCCTTATCTGTCAGCCGCGGTGAAAAAAGCCACGGGTGATAATATTGCTGCAAATACGGCAGGGCATGCACTTGTCGGTGGCGTTATTGCCTGGCTGTAAGGCGGTTCTGCGGCCGGGGGCGCAGCAGGTGCGGCAGCGGGAGAGTTGGCCGCAACAGCCATCGCCAGTGAGTTGTATCCGGGCATTGAGCCCGGTAATCTGACCAATGAGCAAAAAGCCAATATCAGTGCGCTCAGCACGTTAGCCGCAGGTCGGGTAGCCGGAGACTCGTCGTATGAGGCAGGCGCGGGTGTTGAGGGCGGTAAGCTGGTGACGGACATTGCCGGATTGCTGGCAGGCGGCGCCGGGATGTTAAAAGGTGGTGCGGTACTGACGGAGAAGGTTGTTGCTAAGGTTGCGGGTAAGGCTGAATCGGCAGTTGTAGACGCTGGTAAAACGGCTGGTACTACGGAAGCTATATCTTCAGGCAAACTCTCCGGCCCGGCAGAGAACTGGAAAAATTATACTTACGCTGAAACTGTTGCACAAACAACGGCAACCGGAAGGTTAGTCAATGCTGATAAGGCTGTAATCGATCCCAATAAAGTTACATCCTATGCTTTAAATACGGAGCATCCTACCGGAGGTAACAAAGCAAAAGTTTTTGAATCAGCGCTAGGTTATAACCAGTCAAATGCAGCGGATCTGATTGCGAAAGTACAGAAAGGTGTGAAGATGAATCCTGTAAAAATGGGGTCCTCAGATAAATTTGGTCAGCGAATGACTATTGACGTGCCGATTACTGGACCTAACGGAAATGCGGTAGTAGTAAGAACTGGCTGGATCTATGATGTGGTATCTACAACGCCGAGATTGACAACTATATACGTTAACAAATGAGGTCACTGGTGAGTTTTACACCGTTTGATGTTGTTACATTAAAGGTCGATGTGCCAGAAGAGAATTTGTATCGAGGGATGCAGGGCGTGGTTATCGACATCTATGAAAAACCAGAGAAAGCTTATGAAGTCGAGTTCTGTGACTCTGAAGGAAGGACTATCTCACAAATTGCATTACTCCCCGACCAAATAGCTTAAATACTTAAAATATTAAACCGGCCACGAGCCGGTTTTTTATTATTCGGATCTCCCCCAGCCGGATGATCACCGCGATCTTCTGCCCGGTCTCAAACCCCAGCGCCGCCATCCATTGCCCCTTCAGGGTGAGGATCGGTTACATCGTGAACTTCCGATGAGCCCGCACAGAACCTACGATGTAAAGTCAGTGGCAGGCTGCGGAAACGTCAGCCACAGGCCAGTGATACTGCTCAGCCATTGTTTCACCGTGCCACGCAAAAGTTGCAGATAACTTGCCTGAAGTCGCGGTTATGCGGGGGCTTACAGTTACAGAACAAGCAAATTAACTCTGGCTTCTGACACGCAGTGCCTCCAGCACCAGCGAAAATGCCGGAGAAGGCTGCTTACGGCTGGGATAATACAAATAATAGCCGGGAAACGGCTGGCACCAGGGTTCCAGCACGCGCACCAGACGCCCTTCCTTAAGATGGTCGCCAAACTCTTCTTCAGGCAGAAAAGCAATGCCCAGCCCGGCCAGTGCGGCATCAACAATATGTGATGTTGTATTAAATGTGAGCTGCCCGTTAACGCGCACGTTTAAATCGCCCCCATCCTGATCAAAATCCCAGACGTACAGCCCGCCAGACCTGATCTGGCGTTGATTAATACACTGGTGTTGCGTCAATTCATAGGGGGTTTTCGGCGCAGGATATCGCGCAAAATAGTCCGGAGAAGCCACCGCCGCCATGCGTAATTTGGGGCCAATCGGCAAGGCAATCATATCTTTATCAATGGTGTCGCCAAGCCGTACTCCCGCATCGAAACGGTCCGCGACAATATCGCGAAAGCCGTGGTTGGCATCGAATTCGATATGAATATCCGGATATTCGCGCAAAAGTGGCGTTAGCTTGGGGAGCAGAGTGGTGTGCAAAACATCAGGGCCGCAGGTGATGCGTACCGTTCCGGCTGGCTTGTCGCGCAGTTCGGTTAACATATCCAGCTCGGTTTCAATTTCATCAATGCGGGTGCCGATGGCTTGTAACAGGCGTTCGCCCGCGGCAGTGGGTGATACGCTGCGGGTGGTTCGCGTCAGCAGGCGAATTTGCAAGCGATCTTCCAGCGCTGAAATCGCCTGGCTGAGAGCGGGTTGAGTCAC contains the following coding sequences:
- a CDS encoding RNase A-like domain-containing protein; the encoded protein is MKKATGDNIAANTAGHALVGGVIAWLQGGSAAGGAAGAAAGELAATAIASELYPGIEPGNLTNEQKANISALSTLAVGLAGGVAGDSSYAAGAGAVGGKVAVENNALSVPENQDRAKEMTQCQGSEACTAVVEKYKKINAEQHESVVNCTGAQDCVDKANEVGKLQADYANRTNELMEKARANGSLSPEEQNVLSILQVTTIQLEADRNAAIHNALMSGDSSEAKQLAINSLAQVAGTSAAGIAAGIGKGSGAKETTATGQSSTIVPGGGLAAHEKAGGHLIDRHVGKTEAELFDRVSTGNTKTASTFTDRATAEAVTSKVIDSNQSKIQSYLSGSQKVYLELDYQSSTAIGISVTRGATSAVPATNARIIIGRDPSMPDGYKIITGYPTP
- a CDS encoding contact-dependent growth inhibition system immunity protein, yielding MSIKEKYPSLSYLLRCYFNQDFEVLFGNADETLAAYKATETAEERLQMKSEIDYLLALSLSDEELQDILLNKIDCSYYYPNEWSSSEEWLKHIYKKMS
- a CDS encoding DUF6883 domain-containing protein — encoded protein: MAATAIASELYPGIEPGNLTNEQKANISALSTLAAGRVAGDSSYEAGAGVEGGKLVTDIAGLLAGGAGMLKGGAVLTEKVVAKVAGKAESAVVDAGKTAGTTEAISSGKLSGPAENWKNYTYAETVAQTTATGRLVNADKAVIDPNKVTSYALNTEHPTGGNKAKVFESALGYNQSNAADLIAKVQKGVKMNPVKMGSSDKFGQRMTIDVPITGPNGNAVVVRTGWIYDVVSTTPRLTTIYVNK
- a CDS encoding DUF4926 domain-containing protein; translated protein: MSFTPFDVVTLKVDVPEENLYRGMQGVVIDIYEKPEKAYEVEFCDSEGRTISQIALLPDQIA
- a CDS encoding LysR family transcriptional regulator — protein: MKRNLNDLVYFVTVAREGSFTRAAAHLGVTQPALSQAISALEDRLQIRLLTRTTRSVSPTAAGERLLQAIGTRIDEIETELDMLTELRDKPAGTVRITCGPDVLHTTLLPKLTPLLREYPDIHIEFDANHGFRDIVADRFDAGVRLGDTIDKDMIALPIGPKLRMAAVASPDYFARYPAPKTPYELTQHQCINQRQIRSGGLYVWDFDQDGGDLNVRVNGQLTFNTTSHIVDAALAGLGIAFLPEEEFGDHLKEGRLVRVLEPWCQPFPGYYLYYPSRKQPSPAFSLVLEALRVRSQS